In Aquincola tertiaricarbonis, the genomic stretch CTGGAGACCTGCGTCACAGGCACGCACCGCGTCCTTGATGCGATGTCGCCTGGCATCACACCCCGGCGTGTCTTGCTGCTCAGCTCGGGGGCCGTTTACGGTCGAACGCCACCTGATCTGCGCGCCATCCCTGAGGATTGGTCAGGAGCGCCCGATCCGCTCTCACCCGCGTCAGCTTATGGCGAGGGGAAGCGGGTGAGCGAGTTGTTGTGCGCCATGAGGGCCGCAACGCGCCCGGGCTTGGAGGTGTCGATCGCGCGGTGCTTCGCTTTCGTCGGCCCCCATCTGCCGTTCGACAAACACTTTGCGATCGGCAATTTCATAGGCGCCGCTCTACGCGGAGAGGACATCTGCATCCAAGGTGACGGAACACCACTGCGAAGCTACCTCTACGCTGCTGACCTTGCGCACTGGCTGTGGGTCATGCTCTTTGACGCGCAAAGTGGCCGCGCCTACAACGTCGGCGGGGCCGAGGGCTTGTCGATCGGGCAACTCGCCCATCGGGTCAATCGCGTCCTCAATGGATCCGGCGAAGTCCGCATCGCCCAGTCTCCGCGCCCTGGTGCCGTACCGCAAGCTTACCTGCCATCGGTCGATCGCATCGACGCAGAGCTTGGCCTGACCGCGACCGCCAGCCTGGACGAAGCCATCCTCCGTACGGCCCGCTGGGCTTCCTCCTCTTCGAGGACCTGAAATGAAAAGCCTCCAAATCGACAGCCCGGACCTTGCCCGCCGCATGCGAATACAGGCGTTGCAGATGGTGCACAGAGCCAAGGCATCACACATCGGCTCTGCCCTCTCCATCTGCGACATCGTCGCAGTTCTCTACGGCCAAGTGCTGCGCCTGGACCCCAAACAACCAGGGGCCGCGCAGCGGGACCGCTTCATTTTGAGCAAGGGTCACGCCTGCGTCGCGATCTACGCCGCGCTCGCGGAGACAGGCTTTTTCCCCACAGACGACCTGCTGAAGTACGGCCAGGACCATTCGGTTCTGATGAACCACATCAGCCACAAGGTGGCGGGTGTCGAGTTTTCCACAGGCTCCCTGGGCCACGGTCTGCCGTTCGGCACCGGAAAGGCTTTGGCCGCGAAGCGCTCAAAGCTGGACTGGCGTACCGCAGTGCTGCTGAGCGACGGCGAGCTCGGCGAGGGCTCCAACTGGGAAGCGATGATGTTTGCCGCACACCACGGACTCGACAACCTGGTGGCGATCGTCGACTACAACAAGCTGCAGAGCCTGACGACCGTCGACAAGACACTGCGCGTAGAGCCTCTGGCGGACAAGGCGCGCGCCTTCGGCTGGGCCGTGCGCGAAGTCGACGGCCACGACCATGCGGCGCTGGCCGCCCTGCTCAACGCGCTACCGTGGGAGCCCGGTAGGCCCTCATTCCTCATCGCCCACACGACCAAGGGCAAGGGCGTCAGCTTCATGGAGAACAGCGTTGACTGGCACTACAAGTCGCCCTCTGCGGAACAACTCGCCCAGGCGCTGGGAGAACTGAACCATGCGTAATGCCTTCATCCAGGAATTGGTGGCGCTGGCCCGCCTGCATCCGCAGATCGCGCTGATCGTCGGCGATCTGGGCTACTCCGTCGTCGAGCCCTTCGCCGACGAATTTCCGGAGCGCTTCATCAATGCGGGCGTCGCCGAACAGAACATGACAGGTTTGGCCGCCGGCATGGCCTCGGAGGGTTACCACGTCTTCACGTACTCGATCGCCAACTTTCCGACCTTCCGCTGCGCGGAGCAGATCCGCAACGACGTGGCATACCACAAGCTGCCGGTGACGGTTGTCTCGGTCGGTGGCGGTCTGGCCTATGGGGCACTGGGGTACTCGCACCACGCCGTACAGGACTACGCGCTCATGCGCACGCTGCCCAACATGCTGATCGCAGCGCCCGGAGATCCGATGGAGGTCCAGGCGTGCATGCGCTACCTGGTGGAGCATCCGGGTCCGTCCTATCTTCGATTGGGCAAGGCGGGCGAGCCGAACTTCCATGGCGCTCCGCCAGACGTCGCTCCGGGCCGTTGGCTGAAGGTGCGCGAGGGCAACGAAAAGCGTGCTTTGCTCAGTACGGGCGCCTGCCTTCAGATCGCGATGGAATGGGCCAATAAGGACGAACATGCCGATCGGGCGGTCTACACGATGCCCCTCTGGTCCATGGCCGACAAGCCTGCCCAGGCCGAGCTGCTGCGCTTCCGAGACGAGGTCGTGACCATCGAAGATCACCTGCAGGACGGCGGCTTCGGCTCGTGGTTGCTGGAAGCCAAGGCGATGTACGCCGCGCTGGGCTGCACGGTCCGAACGGTCGCCCTGAGCCCCGAGGTGTGTGGCACGGTGGGCTCGCAGGCGACGCTGAATCGGTTGGGCGGCCTGACTATCTGAAGACTTCACGTCTTCTATCCCCCGAGCTTCATGGAACCCAGCGTCAACGCAGTGCCCGGCACCTCCCCAGCCGCCACCACCCCACCTAAGCGTAGCGGATGGCACGGCATCGACTTTCACGTGTTGATGACCTTGCTGTTTCGTGGATGGAGCATCCTGGGCGGAGCCATCACGCTCCTCGTGGTTCCAATTTTTCTTAGCCCTGTTGAGCAGGGCTATTACTACACTTTCGCGAGCATCCTGGGCCTGCACATATTCTTCGAGCTTGGCTTGAGCCAAGTCGTTGTGCAACTTGTCGGCCATGAGGTCGCTCACCTTACAGTAGGCGACAGAAAGCTGGAAGGGGACCGGGTGCGCATTGATCGCGTGGCATCCCTCGTACAACTGCTCAGGCGATGGTATGCAGTCGCGGCGATTCTATTCGGCATTCTGGGCGGCCTCGCTGGTGCTTACTTCTTCCAACACCGAGCTCAGTTGCCACTGGCAGCTTGGTTACCAGTCTGGATCGTCCTAGCAATCGCCACTTCGGTCAACCTCGCCTACACACCAGCATTGGCTCTTTTGGAGGGCACCGGACGTGTCGGCAACGTGGCCCGGCTTCGCTTGGTTCAGTCCCTGCTCGGATATGGAGGGCTTTGGTTGACTCTCGTCTGTGGCGGACATCTGTGGGCGGCTGCCACCACGTCTGTCGCGTCAGCGATAACGACTGCCTATTGGGTTCGAAACGAGGGGGCCCTCTACCAGTGGTTGAAGCATCTCAAATTCCTTCCGGCCAATCAGATTGATTGGCGGCGCGAGATGTTGCCCTTTCAGTGGCGAATCGCCGCGAGTTGGATCAGCGGGTACTTCATCTTCTATGCGTTCACGCCACTTATCTTCTCTCATCGTGGCGCCGCCGAAGCCGGTCGCTTTGGCATGGCGATGACAGTCTTCAATTCGGTCTCGTCGGTCGGGATGAGCTGGATCAATGCCAAGGCTCCGACCTTTGGCATGCTTATATCCAGAGGACAACGCTCCGAGCTGAACACTCTCTTCGTGGATGTTTTCAGACGCTCAATGATCTTTACCGCCGCAGCCAGTCTCGCGGTGATCATGGGCACCTATCTGCTCTCCTTGACAGGATGGGCATTCATTTCGCGCATTGCAGCCCCCGGTGTGATTGCATGCCTTGGAGTTGTTTGCATTATCAATTGCATAGTCTTCTCGGTCGCCACGTTCATGCGGGCACACAGGGAAGAACCGATGCTCCCTGTCTCCGTTGCGGCAGGGATTGGAACGGCAGCCATTGCCTACTGGGGATCGATGCACAGCATCCTCTTGATGAGCCTCCTCTACTTGGCGCTGAATCTCTGCATGGTTCTACCGTGGTCCGTCCTCCTATTTAGACGCTACTTCCAACGAACAGCTTGATTCGTGGATCATCCATTACTCACCATCATCGTGCCGACCTACAACCGCGCGAAGCACCTGCGAGCGCTGTTGGATGTTCTGCTGCTTGAACTCGAGGCCCTGCATGATCAGGTTAATGTGATCATCGGAGACAACGCGTCCACCG encodes the following:
- a CDS encoding NAD-dependent epimerase/dehydratase family protein; the encoded protein is MSAYVPGLLQLPPDDLDRVVDAVGSRWERLRGQRLLLTGGTGFIGKWLLATFLHANRKRGLCAQIVALSRRPEALLQEFPELHGATEIEWLTGDVRHLTPEAAGTCNFAIHAATDVVASSTPADILETCVTGTHRVLDAMSPGITPRRVLLLSSGAVYGRTPPDLRAIPEDWSGAPDPLSPASAYGEGKRVSELLCAMRAATRPGLEVSIARCFAFVGPHLPFDKHFAIGNFIGAALRGEDICIQGDGTPLRSYLYAADLAHWLWVMLFDAQSGRAYNVGGAEGLSIGQLAHRVNRVLNGSGEVRIAQSPRPGAVPQAYLPSVDRIDAELGLTATASLDEAILRTARWASSSSRT
- a CDS encoding transketolase produces the protein MKSLQIDSPDLARRMRIQALQMVHRAKASHIGSALSICDIVAVLYGQVLRLDPKQPGAAQRDRFILSKGHACVAIYAALAETGFFPTDDLLKYGQDHSVLMNHISHKVAGVEFSTGSLGHGLPFGTGKALAAKRSKLDWRTAVLLSDGELGEGSNWEAMMFAAHHGLDNLVAIVDYNKLQSLTTVDKTLRVEPLADKARAFGWAVREVDGHDHAALAALLNALPWEPGRPSFLIAHTTKGKGVSFMENSVDWHYKSPSAEQLAQALGELNHA
- a CDS encoding transketolase family protein, with protein sequence MRNAFIQELVALARLHPQIALIVGDLGYSVVEPFADEFPERFINAGVAEQNMTGLAAGMASEGYHVFTYSIANFPTFRCAEQIRNDVAYHKLPVTVVSVGGGLAYGALGYSHHAVQDYALMRTLPNMLIAAPGDPMEVQACMRYLVEHPGPSYLRLGKAGEPNFHGAPPDVAPGRWLKVREGNEKRALLSTGACLQIAMEWANKDEHADRAVYTMPLWSMADKPAQAELLRFRDEVVTIEDHLQDGGFGSWLLEAKAMYAALGCTVRTVALSPEVCGTVGSQATLNRLGGLTI